A genomic window from Erpetoichthys calabaricus chromosome 17, fErpCal1.3, whole genome shotgun sequence includes:
- the LOC127526156 gene encoding intercellular adhesion molecule 2-like produces the protein MWSVGLLNAVVGFAIFLLSTGMAQTCDVEFSPAEVIVKYGDPVTVTCRTNRTDIRAIGWETSVEPVEPKKSNSTVWNVSSLTVWDAEPRCFINFKAPPKQCDKLLNLIIYKLPSKVQITPQDSSTNMTEGRSYTLGCHIEKVAPSRYLQVMLYQGDQLLHKDSFPEDSNVGPVDKYKNWTIHPKAVDSGKEYKCVAQPEFGHQNIQSMQDSFTATILADPDSDRSKAARCVTAGIPMAVFVAAIIALCV, from the exons ATGTGGTCAGTCGGGTTGCTCAATGCAGTGGTCGGATTCGCCATTTTCCTCCTCTCGACAG GCATGGCACAGACCTGTGATGTAGAATTCTCTCCTGCAGAGGTCATAGTGAAGTATGGAGACCCGGTGACTGTGACCTGCCGCACTAACCGCACGGACATCAGAGCCATTGGCTGGGAGACCTCAGTTGAACCTGTGGAACCGAAGAAGAGCAACTCAACTGTGTGGAACGTGAGCAGCCTGACGGTGTGGGACGCGGAGCCCAGGTGCTTTATAAACTTCAAGGCACCTCCTAAGCAGTGTGATAAACTGCTAAACCTCATCATTTACA AGCTTCCAAGTAAAGTACAAATCACACCTCAAGATTCCAGCACCAATATGACTGAGGGAAGGAGTTACACCCTGGGCTGCCATATTGAGAAAGTCGCTCCATCCAGGTACCTTCAGGTGATGTTGTACCAAGGTGACCAGCTGCTTCACAAGGACTCCTTTCCTGAAGACTCCAACGTCGGACCTGTAGATAAATACAAAAACTGGACAATTCATCCCAAGGCGGTGGACAGTGGCAAAGAGTATAAGTGCGTGGCACAGCCAGAATTTGGGCACCAGAACATTCAAAGCATGCAGGACTCCTTCACAGCAACCATCTTAG cGGACCCTGACTCTGACAGATCGAAGGCTGCCCGATGTGTTACTGCTGGCATTCCGATGGCGGTGTTTGTGGCTGCCATAATTGCGCTGTGTGTCTAG